Proteins from a genomic interval of Clostridium sp. 'deep sea':
- a CDS encoding helix-turn-helix transcriptional regulator, producing MARKQLQTLTEPMYYILLSLLTPAHGYGVMKTILELTDGRVNVGPGTLYALLSRFEKEDIVKKTTVVDNKKFYALTDKGYKILKDEHNRLKKLVYHGDILLGE from the coding sequence GAAAACAATTACAAACCCTTACAGAGCCAATGTACTATATTTTGTTAAGTTTATTAACCCCTGCTCATGGTTATGGAGTTATGAAAACTATTTTAGAACTAACTGATGGAAGAGTTAATGTTGGCCCAGGAACTCTATATGCCTTGTTATCTAGATTTGAAAAAGAGGATATAGTTAAAAAAACAACTGTTGTAGACAATAAAAAGTTTTATGCCCTTACAGATAAAGGCTATAAAATTCTCAAAGATGAGCATAACAGATTAAAAAAATTGGTATACCACGGAGACATTTTATTAGGAGAATAA
- a CDS encoding DUF2812 domain-containing protein, which yields MKTQKKVINFTSITEYKALESFFEKMANKGWMLIKANRYSFEFYKTEPTKLKFSIHLFHYESENCYPNNKTDQELADICEAAGWNLCASNHIYQIYCAYETDNAIAMHTDSREEYRMVRNMFFKTQFIYIIFISLLTFINVSAIVKYRSLKLPSVLHLSVYLANDLFIFICITLVINAIVWFTLNKINLTSNKPLQFLSLKGVVIKHISLISIYIAIKILNYAINYKYLVS from the coding sequence ATGAAAACACAAAAGAAAGTGATTAATTTTACCTCTATAACTGAGTACAAAGCTTTAGAGAGCTTTTTTGAAAAAATGGCTAACAAAGGTTGGATGTTGATTAAAGCCAATAGGTATAGCTTTGAATTTTATAAAACTGAACCTACAAAACTCAAATTTAGTATTCATTTATTTCATTATGAATCAGAGAACTGTTATCCTAACAACAAAACAGATCAGGAACTAGCCGATATTTGTGAAGCAGCAGGTTGGAATTTATGTGCCAGTAATCATATATATCAAATATATTGTGCCTATGAAACCGATAATGCTATTGCCATGCATACCGATAGCCGTGAAGAATATCGAATGGTAAGAAACATGTTTTTTAAAACACAATTTATTTATATAATATTTATTTCATTGCTTACATTTATAAATGTTTCAGCTATAGTAAAATATAGATCTCTAAAACTTCCATCTGTATTGCACTTATCTGTTTATTTAGCTAATGATTTATTTATATTTATTTGTATAACACTTGTTATAAATGCTATAGTTTGGTTTACACTAAACAAAATAAACCTCACTAGTAATAAACCGCTGCAGTTTTTGTCACTTAAGGGTGTAGTAATTAAACATATATCATTAATTTCTATTTATATAGCAATAA